The following coding sequences lie in one Arachis ipaensis cultivar K30076 chromosome B05, Araip1.1, whole genome shotgun sequence genomic window:
- the LOC110272161 gene encoding uncharacterized protein LOC110272161: protein MEYGNQYATNGLEEEQVLVSFNLSTETLFRTTSIVWLQENDDSPIRTLAVLNESVTLISSFAKNNRIEISILGEVDVKKSWVKLFTFELFSLQLCHPMRMGNKCDLIFFIRNYNSELVFFDVITGKVIHNINIKTSMFST from the coding sequence ATGGAGTATGGTAACCAGTATGCCACTAATGGACTTGAAGAAGAACAAGTACTTGTGTCATTTAACCTCAGCACCGAAACATTATTTCGAACCACATCAATTGTTTGGCTGCAAGAAAATGATGATAGCCCTATCAGAACTTTGGCGGTGCTCAATGAGTCTGTTACTCTGATTTCCTCTTTTGCTAAGAATAATCGCATTGAAATATCCATTTTGGGTGAAGTTGATGTGAAGAAATCTTGGGTGAAGCTTTTCACATTTGAACTCTTTTCATTACAACTTTGTCATCCAATGAGAATGGGCAACAAATGTgatctaatattttttatcagaAACTACAACAGTGAATTGGTTTTCTTTGATGTCATCACGGGCAAAGTAATTCACAATATTAATATCAAAACAAGTATGTTTAGTACATGA
- the LOC107641438 gene encoding F-box/kelch-repeat protein At3g06240-like — protein MATHSDHIPKDLVLEILAKLPVKSLKRFSCVHKSWLNLLENSNFKSMYYENLKSKTTHSSSLLLWRYFHDERSDGDVYEYDVHLLSGERYENIVTLVLPSLFEDNGFYKVLDCVNGIICHYEEEGLDVKIGLWNPKTDQRKIIPPGITDDEPGFDRQISIHGFGYDNVNDDYKVIQCVYYIHGHTFVEEPVLTIWQIYSLKSNCWKKLDLEMTKKEDIYNASVAYLNGVCHWWGSEYATNGLEEEQVLVSFNLSTETFQTTSIVWLQKNDDIPIRSLVVLNKSVTLISSFAKNNCIEISILGEIGVKESWVKLFTLEPFSSEFSPMRMGHKCDLIFIGNHNSELASFDVITRKLKLI, from the exons ATGGCAACTCATAGCGATCATATTCCTAAAGATCTTGTATTGGAAATTCTAGCAAAATTACCTGTCAAGTCTTTGAAGCGATTTAGTTGCGTACATAAGTCTTGGCTAAATTTACTTGAGAATTCTAATTTTAAGAGCATGTACTATGAGaatttaaaatctaaaactactcacTCATCGTCTCTCCTTCTATGGAGATATTTTCATGACGAAAGAAGCGATGGAGACGTCTATGAATATGATGTGCATTTGCTTTCTGGAGAAAGGTACGAAAACATAGTTACGTTAGTTTTGCCAAGTTTGTTTGAAGACAATGGTTTTTATAAAGTTTTAGACTGTGTTAATGGTATCATATGTCACTATGAAGAAGAAGGTCTTGATGTAAAAATAGGACTTTGGAACCCCAAGACCGACCAGCGTAAAATTATTCCTCCGGGTATTACTGATGATGAGCCCGGCTTTGATCGGCAAATAAGTATTCATGGATTTGGTTATGATAATGTGAATGATGATTATAAAGTGATTCAATGTGTATATTATATTCATGGTCATACTTTTGTAGAAGAGCCTGTTCTAACAATTTGGCAAATTTATAGTCTAAAAAGTAATTGTTGGAAGAAACTTGATCTTGAAATGACTAAGAAGGAAGATATATATAATGCTTCTGTAGCGTACTTGAATGGAGTATGCCACTGGTGGGGTAGCGAGTATGCCACTAATGGACTCGAAGAAGAACAAGTACTTGTGTCATTTAATCTCAGCACTGAAACGTTTCAAACCACATCAATTGTTTGGCTGCAAAAAAATGATGATATCCCTATCAGAAGTTTGGTAGTGCTCAACAAATCTGTTACTCTGATTTCCTCTTTTGCTAAGAATAATTGCATTGAAATATCTATTTTGGGTGAAATTGGTGTGAAAGAATCTTGGGTGAAACTTTTCACACTTGAACCCTTTTCATCAGAATTTAGTCCAATGAGAATGGGCCACAAATGTGATCTAATATTTATCGGAAACCACAACAGTGAATTGGCTTCCTTTGATGTTATTACGCGCAAA TTGAAATTGATTTGA